A genomic stretch from Corynebacterium faecale includes:
- a CDS encoding DUF6457 domain-containing protein: MYRMYEWLGVVCEEFSIDKELLDAVIPQLLDLTRDVAHGPARPAAPMTAFLLGVAATRQTLAGETDAGSAGETAELARHVLAGSHHLQNLIAEGYEN, from the coding sequence ATGTATCGCATGTACGAGTGGCTCGGTGTGGTCTGCGAGGAATTCAGCATTGATAAAGAGCTTCTCGACGCCGTCATCCCCCAGCTCTTAGACCTCACCCGCGACGTTGCGCACGGCCCCGCCCGCCCAGCCGCGCCCATGACTGCCTTCCTGCTGGGTGTGGCGGCCACCCGACAGACCCTGGCTGGTGAAACTGATGCAGGCTCAGCAGGGGAAACAGCAGAACTGGCACGTCATGTGCTCGCAGGCTCACACCATCTACAGAACTTGATCGCTGAAGGATACGAAAACTAA
- a CDS encoding FdhF/YdeP family oxidoreductase, whose translation MTTPPAHITNPANEFDNPDVGRRVKSAAGVPGVLHAMQHAVPNKALLPLLTMNKPGGIDCPGCAWPEPSTHNLGIVEFCENGAKAVAEETTPVRATRDFWAEHSIYDLREKTDHWLGKSGRITEPMLYDRSSGDDHYHPIAWDKAFEMIASKLKEIEPDEAVFYTSGRAPNEPAYMMQLLARRLGTNNLPDCGNMCHESTGSALGETLGLGKGSVVMEDFYNTDLLISVGQNPGTNHPRALDAFKQLKDNGGKILTLNPLPETGLMKFRDPQTVKGVLGMSADLTDEYMQVRLDGDRAFFQALNKELIRRDALDHKFLDQFCSGVEDTIAHLNSLDDATLLRGCGLTAKDIQKAADMVEDADTVVVSWTLGVTQHKNAVYTIREMVNFLLLTGNIGKPGAGTAPLRGHSNVQGDRTMGIWEKMPEPFLQALEDEFGFDVPRKHGWDAVDSLRAMRDGKTKFFLSLGGNLVRVASDTEVLEKGMESNELTVHLSTKPNGSHAWPGEKSLILPVIARTDKDVQKSGVQIVTVEDSVGAVHGSTGKSRANLDLNLKSECDILGSIGRETFGDPFWQPMIDDYSVIRDHIEATIPGFHDFNRRIQNPGGFLLPNGPRERVFNTSDGKAQLTVNETNVIDLPEGYFLMNTVRSHDQYNSTIYGLDDRYRGVRNGRRVVFVSPADCRERGLKDGDLVDIVSVFSDGERRAPNFRVVEYNTAKDCVTTYFPEANVLVPLDSVAEKSNTPVSKSVVVRLEALGARADK comes from the coding sequence ATGACTACTCCTCCTGCACACATCACAAATCCAGCGAATGAATTCGATAACCCTGATGTAGGTAGGCGTGTTAAATCAGCCGCCGGTGTTCCCGGAGTTCTCCACGCCATGCAGCATGCTGTACCGAATAAGGCACTCTTACCACTGCTGACCATGAATAAGCCCGGTGGTATTGACTGCCCCGGTTGTGCTTGGCCGGAGCCGTCTACGCATAATCTGGGCATCGTGGAGTTCTGTGAAAACGGTGCGAAGGCTGTGGCGGAGGAAACCACTCCGGTGCGTGCCACCCGTGATTTCTGGGCTGAGCATTCCATTTATGACCTGCGGGAAAAGACGGATCACTGGTTGGGTAAGAGTGGCCGTATCACTGAGCCGATGCTCTATGACCGCAGTTCCGGTGATGATCATTATCATCCGATCGCCTGGGACAAGGCCTTTGAGATGATCGCTTCCAAGCTCAAGGAGATTGAACCGGATGAGGCGGTGTTCTACACCTCCGGGCGTGCACCAAATGAGCCTGCCTATATGATGCAGCTGCTGGCGCGTCGTCTAGGCACCAATAACCTTCCCGACTGCGGCAACATGTGCCATGAGTCCACCGGTTCCGCCCTGGGCGAAACACTCGGCCTGGGCAAGGGTTCTGTGGTGATGGAGGATTTCTACAACACTGACCTGCTGATTTCTGTGGGCCAGAACCCGGGCACCAATCACCCGCGTGCCTTGGATGCCTTCAAGCAGCTCAAGGACAATGGTGGCAAGATCCTCACCCTGAATCCGCTGCCGGAAACCGGACTGATGAAATTCCGTGATCCACAGACCGTCAAGGGTGTACTCGGCATGTCAGCTGATCTGACTGATGAGTACATGCAGGTGCGTCTCGACGGTGACCGTGCTTTCTTCCAGGCGTTGAATAAGGAGTTGATCCGTCGTGACGCTCTGGATCATAAGTTCTTAGACCAGTTCTGCTCTGGTGTGGAAGACACCATTGCGCACCTCAACAGTCTGGATGATGCAACCTTGCTGCGTGGCTGCGGACTGACTGCTAAGGATATTCAGAAGGCCGCGGACATGGTGGAAGATGCTGACACCGTGGTGGTCTCCTGGACACTGGGTGTCACCCAGCACAAGAACGCTGTGTACACCATCCGTGAGATGGTTAACTTCCTGCTGCTCACCGGCAATATCGGTAAGCCTGGCGCAGGTACCGCCCCCCTGCGTGGACATTCCAATGTTCAGGGTGATCGCACCATGGGTATCTGGGAGAAGATGCCGGAGCCTTTCCTGCAGGCTCTGGAAGATGAGTTCGGTTTTGATGTGCCCCGCAAGCACGGCTGGGATGCGGTTGATTCCCTGCGTGCGATGCGTGATGGCAAGACCAAGTTCTTCCTCTCACTGGGTGGCAACCTGGTGCGTGTGGCCTCTGATACTGAGGTGTTGGAAAAGGGCATGGAGTCCAATGAGCTGACGGTGCACCTGTCCACCAAGCCCAATGGTTCCCATGCCTGGCCTGGTGAGAAGTCCCTGATCCTGCCAGTGATTGCGCGCACCGATAAGGATGTGCAGAAGTCCGGTGTCCAGATTGTCACCGTGGAGGATTCCGTCGGTGCCGTCCATGGTTCCACCGGTAAGAGCCGTGCCAACCTGGATCTGAACTTGAAGTCTGAGTGTGACATCCTCGGTTCCATTGGCCGGGAGACCTTCGGGGATCCTTTTTGGCAGCCGATGATCGATGATTATTCCGTGATCCGTGATCATATCGAGGCCACCATTCCCGGCTTCCATGACTTCAACCGGCGTATCCAGAACCCTGGTGGTTTCCTCCTGCCCAATGGGCCGCGTGAGCGTGTCTTCAACACCTCTGATGGCAAGGCCCAGCTGACGGTCAATGAGACCAATGTGATTGATCTTCCTGAGGGCTATTTCCTCATGAACACGGTGCGTTCCCATGACCAGTACAACTCCACCATCTACGGCTTGGATGACCGCTACCGTGGTGTGCGCAATGGTCGTCGTGTTGTTTTTGTCAGCCCGGCCGACTGCCGCGAACGTGGTCTGAAGGACGGCGATCTGGTGGACATCGTGTCGGTATTTTCTGATGGTGAGCGCCGTGCCCCGAACTTCCGCGTGGTGGAGTACAACACCGCCAAAGACTGCGTGACCACCTATTTCCCGGAGGCCAATGTGCTGGTCCCATTGGATTCCGTGGCGGAGAAGTCCAACACCCCGGTGTCCAAATCCGTGGTTGTCCGTCTGGAAGCACTGGGTGCCCGGGCTGATAAGTAG
- a CDS encoding ECF transporter S component, translated as MRNAILLKPKSFLTLGMLAVLSVVIFFWPLIVNPESFLSDDAQAPLYLALVIPLVLAAVVAEISEDGFDVKAIAMLGVLSAMVAIVRPFGAGSAGFEAVFFILILGGRAFGPGFGFILGNTGLFASALLTAGIGPWLPYQMLAAAWVSFGAGLLPPLRGRKETIMIIMYAVVAALGYGFLMNMSFWPYAIGVSTDLSFTAGAPVLDNLHTFIIFTLTTSLGWDLGRAVFTAVLLLLTAKPILGALRRASRRAAFGVERSFS; from the coding sequence ATGAGAAACGCCATCCTCCTCAAACCGAAGAGCTTCCTCACCCTGGGCATGCTGGCTGTGCTCAGCGTGGTGATCTTCTTCTGGCCGCTGATTGTGAACCCGGAGTCTTTTCTCTCCGATGATGCACAGGCCCCCTTGTACCTGGCGTTGGTGATCCCGCTGGTCCTGGCGGCGGTGGTCGCAGAGATCAGTGAGGACGGCTTCGATGTGAAAGCCATCGCCATGTTGGGTGTTCTAAGCGCAATGGTGGCCATCGTGCGGCCTTTCGGCGCCGGATCAGCAGGGTTTGAGGCTGTCTTTTTCATCCTCATCCTGGGCGGGCGTGCCTTCGGGCCCGGGTTCGGATTCATCCTGGGCAATACCGGACTGTTCGCATCAGCACTGCTCACAGCGGGTATCGGGCCCTGGCTGCCCTATCAGATGCTGGCCGCTGCCTGGGTGAGTTTCGGCGCCGGGCTCCTGCCACCGTTGCGTGGCAGGAAGGAGACCATCATGATCATCATGTACGCGGTGGTCGCGGCTCTCGGGTACGGGTTCTTGATGAACATGAGCTTCTGGCCCTATGCCATCGGGGTCTCCACTGACCTGTCTTTCACCGCAGGTGCACCGGTGTTGGACAATCTCCACACCTTCATCATCTTTACCCTGACCACATCCCTGGGATGGGATCTGGGCAGAGCAGTATTCACCGCAGTGTTACTACTGTTGACTGCCAAACCGATCCTGGGTGCTTTGCGACGTGCCTCCCGGCGTGCTGCTTTCGGTGTGGAGCGCAGCTTCAGCTAG
- a CDS encoding ABC transporter ATP-binding protein codes for MSNTRATTRREAWSDAPILEMEDVSASYYADERTLAEPQIRNVNLTLTEGEILLVIGRTGAGKSTLLNTMTGAMPHATGGHMDGHVRVVGRDTRDFPPRLLSDVVGVVGQDPAAGFVTNTVEEELAYSMEQLGLPPAVMKKRVEETLDLLGIADLRGVPLSELSGGEQQRVAIGAVLTTRPALMILDEPTSALDPNGAEDVLATVTKLAHDLAMTVVLAEHRIERVLQYVDRVAHVDQDGSVTLGTPEEIMTTSDVAPPVVELGRWAGWSPLPMSIRGARHQSHAMRRRLYQRGLVVSRVPTVKPAPLLKAQDIVVDFPEIRAVDGVDLTLHEGEITVLMGRNGCGKSTLLWALQGTGKRNQGTVQVKDDEATTRRLSRKSRRNTTATSGGSPWSDPHELKPADRRRIVSMVPQTPTDILYESSVAQELHRSDKDASAQPGTTRGILDSLAPNIPDAHHPRDLSEGQKLSLALAIQLAAQPPVVFFDEPTRGLDYAGKKTLADSFKELAITGHAVLVVTHDVEFAALCADRVLFMAAGKIVADGPAVDILAASPAYAPQIAKITAGIQDASHWLTVPAVRTALGEGEL; via the coding sequence ATGAGTAATACCCGCGCGACCACCCGGCGCGAAGCATGGTCTGATGCCCCGATCCTGGAGATGGAGGACGTATCTGCCTCCTATTACGCCGATGAGCGCACCCTGGCTGAGCCTCAGATCAGGAATGTGAATCTCACCCTCACTGAAGGTGAGATTCTGCTGGTCATCGGCCGAACCGGTGCGGGTAAGTCCACATTGCTCAACACCATGACCGGAGCCATGCCACATGCCACCGGCGGCCACATGGATGGCCATGTCCGTGTCGTCGGACGTGATACCCGGGATTTCCCACCGCGGTTGCTCTCTGATGTGGTGGGTGTGGTGGGTCAGGATCCGGCAGCGGGTTTTGTCACCAACACCGTGGAGGAAGAGCTTGCCTACAGCATGGAACAGCTCGGGCTTCCCCCGGCGGTGATGAAGAAACGTGTGGAGGAAACCCTTGATCTTCTCGGTATCGCTGACCTGCGTGGGGTCCCACTATCGGAGCTGTCCGGCGGTGAACAGCAGCGGGTGGCCATCGGCGCTGTGCTCACCACCCGCCCGGCCCTGATGATCCTGGACGAACCCACCAGTGCCCTTGATCCCAATGGGGCTGAGGATGTCCTGGCCACGGTGACCAAACTGGCCCATGACCTGGCCATGACGGTGGTGCTGGCTGAGCACCGCATTGAACGGGTGCTGCAATATGTGGACCGGGTGGCCCATGTGGACCAGGACGGGTCAGTTACCTTGGGCACCCCGGAGGAGATCATGACCACCTCCGATGTGGCGCCCCCGGTGGTGGAACTCGGGCGGTGGGCGGGCTGGTCACCGCTGCCCATGTCCATCCGTGGCGCCCGCCACCAGTCCCATGCGATGCGGAGGCGTCTTTATCAACGGGGATTGGTGGTTTCCCGGGTCCCTACGGTGAAACCCGCTCCCCTGCTCAAAGCACAGGACATCGTGGTGGACTTTCCGGAGATCCGTGCTGTTGATGGGGTGGATCTCACCCTCCATGAAGGTGAGATCACCGTGCTCATGGGGCGCAACGGCTGTGGTAAATCCACCCTGTTGTGGGCGCTGCAGGGCACCGGTAAACGCAATCAGGGAACAGTGCAGGTCAAAGATGATGAAGCCACCACCCGCCGGTTGAGCCGGAAATCCAGGCGCAACACCACTGCCACGAGCGGTGGGTCCCCATGGTCAGATCCCCATGAACTCAAACCCGCCGACCGCCGTCGGATCGTATCCATGGTGCCCCAGACTCCGACGGATATCCTCTATGAATCCTCCGTGGCCCAGGAGTTGCACCGTTCTGACAAGGATGCCTCCGCTCAACCTGGAACCACCCGGGGCATCCTGGATTCCCTCGCCCCCAATATCCCCGATGCACACCATCCCCGGGATCTTTCTGAGGGACAAAAGCTATCCCTGGCTTTAGCCATTCAGCTTGCCGCACAGCCACCGGTAGTTTTCTTCGATGAACCGACCCGCGGGTTGGATTATGCCGGTAAGAAGACGCTCGCCGACAGCTTCAAAGAGCTAGCTATCACGGGGCATGCGGTGCTGGTGGTGACCCACGATGTGGAATTCGCCGCACTGTGCGCCGACCGTGTACTTTTCATGGCCGCCGGCAAGATTGTCGCTGACGGTCCTGCGGTGGACATCCTGGCGGCATCCCCGGCCTATGCGCCGCAGATCGCCAAAATCACCGCAGGCATTCAGGATGCCTCCCACTGGCTCACCGTCCCGGCGGTCAGAACGGCGCTCGGGGAGGGCGAGCTATGA
- a CDS encoding oxidoreductase → MMLNLTRTHNLFRVVIATVVGALILAVSPWVPTANATTTPCSDDEVTVLIQGYPPACSPAGGTGYQTLINAGFAVEGTQRFPEFICRINSFPNASVDKCLTASPASAYWTYWHAPLGASNWTYSDMGAHGRSPQAGTVEAWTWGPGLEPGPVPVSRTAAVEETTSRSGSLRDSPMPTVPTMNWGPETRSNTPDGSVTPSQTASQEPEPEENPDNPDEVLVFLDSEGNRISRQDYEDLVAAAARAAATRTAPGINPQGAPGAPAPAAVPESAATETTAEEPDPKSTRMMTAPVLEAAPLVQSDGQTVIPQYDAAANAQGAEGSSQAWLIGVTVAFIILLGGGAAATWVLRREEVNG, encoded by the coding sequence ATGATGTTGAACCTCACAAGAACCCATAACCTGTTCAGGGTGGTCATCGCCACCGTGGTGGGAGCGCTGATACTGGCTGTATCCCCGTGGGTGCCCACCGCCAATGCCACCACCACCCCGTGTTCTGATGATGAAGTCACCGTGCTTATCCAGGGCTACCCTCCTGCCTGTTCACCTGCGGGTGGTACTGGCTACCAGACCCTGATCAACGCTGGTTTCGCTGTTGAGGGCACCCAGCGGTTCCCTGAATTCATCTGTCGCATCAACAGTTTCCCCAATGCCAGTGTGGATAAATGTCTCACCGCGTCACCGGCCTCTGCTTATTGGACCTACTGGCATGCCCCGCTCGGCGCGTCCAACTGGACATACAGCGACATGGGTGCCCACGGCCGGTCCCCGCAGGCCGGCACCGTTGAAGCATGGACCTGGGGACCCGGTCTGGAACCGGGCCCTGTTCCGGTGAGCAGGACCGCTGCCGTGGAGGAGACGACGTCCCGCTCCGGCAGCCTTCGGGATTCCCCCATGCCAACTGTTCCGACCATGAACTGGGGTCCGGAGACACGAAGCAACACCCCAGATGGTTCGGTCACCCCAAGCCAGACTGCATCACAGGAACCGGAGCCGGAGGAGAACCCGGACAACCCTGATGAGGTGCTGGTCTTCCTCGATTCCGAGGGTAACCGAATCAGCAGGCAGGACTATGAAGACCTTGTTGCCGCTGCAGCGCGGGCTGCCGCCACCCGAACTGCTCCCGGCATCAACCCGCAGGGCGCACCGGGAGCTCCGGCGCCGGCTGCAGTCCCGGAATCCGCTGCGACGGAAACCACCGCTGAAGAACCTGATCCGAAAAGCACCCGGATGATGACAGCCCCCGTTCTCGAGGCAGCACCCCTGGTTCAGTCGGATGGGCAGACGGTCATTCCACAGTATGATGCGGCAGCCAACGCACAAGGAGCCGAAGGATCCTCCCAGGCATGGCTGATTGGTGTGACCGTTGCCTTCATCATTCTTCTCGGTGGTGGCGCAGCCGCAACCTGGGTACTCCGCCGTGAAGAGGTCAACGGATGA